In one window of Microbacterium natoriense DNA:
- a CDS encoding type IV secretory system conjugative DNA transfer family protein, whose protein sequence is MTLFDTIKAKAADLIAVDHQGAEPTPLREGRTPFAGFAVDEKTGNPIGLAPCGPHLLVLAGSGAGKSRRVLVPQILTWDGPVCAVSAKSDLAEMSAGHRAHRGGQQYVMDLTGQADWSQLPEGMIRVVNDPCALLVPDADGSTDDSAMDLATLLTQVGTLGTGGGQGSGGDSAFWMTLALGTLACLIQAGGWYPDPMTDEPIWGGGISWVLRAALDPGTDDDADSDELDLDTPSWDVAALRGDLLDSSHVAEIESTKLLDPKQRDSVGINLRVALSSWKKRSVRGDGSEQPFTPTLLEDPAATLYLVSPSSGTAAGAAASVIEAIVSHWTLNAIRQGLPKIAMVIDEAPQICPLPRLREHIGLMRSYGCHFTVAAQHSTQFKARFGEAESEALLQVFLGTGVLIGVGAIEKDILEQAAWTEPPTERQVSSWDAAGRESRSADRVELHGAELLPRHQGEGRLLVRGRKGSLVRLVDYTEMIA, encoded by the coding sequence ATGACGCTGTTCGACACGATCAAGGCGAAGGCGGCGGACCTCATCGCCGTCGACCATCAGGGCGCTGAACCGACGCCGCTCCGTGAGGGGCGCACGCCGTTCGCCGGCTTTGCAGTAGACGAGAAGACCGGTAATCCGATTGGTCTTGCCCCGTGCGGTCCGCATCTTTTGGTGCTCGCCGGCTCCGGCGCGGGCAAGTCGAGGCGGGTGCTGGTGCCGCAGATCCTGACCTGGGACGGCCCTGTGTGCGCTGTGAGCGCAAAGAGCGACCTGGCTGAGATGTCGGCCGGCCATCGGGCGCATCGAGGGGGGCAGCAGTACGTGATGGACCTGACCGGTCAAGCCGACTGGTCGCAACTTCCCGAGGGCATGATCCGGGTCGTGAATGATCCCTGTGCACTCTTGGTGCCGGATGCCGACGGCTCCACGGACGATTCGGCGATGGACCTCGCCACGCTCCTCACGCAGGTCGGCACGCTCGGTACGGGCGGCGGCCAGGGGAGCGGTGGTGACTCCGCGTTCTGGATGACCCTCGCCCTCGGCACGCTTGCCTGCCTGATCCAGGCCGGCGGCTGGTATCCCGACCCCATGACCGACGAGCCCATCTGGGGCGGTGGAATCTCCTGGGTGCTCCGGGCAGCTCTCGACCCCGGCACCGACGATGACGCAGACTCCGATGAGCTGGACCTCGATACTCCGAGCTGGGACGTCGCCGCCCTTCGTGGTGACCTGCTCGATTCCAGCCACGTCGCCGAGATCGAGAGCACGAAGCTGCTCGATCCGAAGCAGCGCGACTCCGTGGGTATCAACCTGCGCGTCGCGCTGTCGAGCTGGAAGAAGCGCTCGGTGCGCGGCGACGGCAGCGAACAACCATTCACACCGACGCTGCTCGAGGACCCTGCGGCGACGCTGTACCTGGTCTCGCCGTCGTCCGGTACTGCGGCGGGAGCTGCTGCGTCGGTAATCGAGGCGATCGTCTCGCACTGGACCCTCAATGCGATCAGGCAGGGACTGCCGAAGATCGCGATGGTCATTGACGAAGCGCCGCAGATCTGCCCTCTGCCGCGCCTGCGCGAGCACATCGGGCTCATGCGCTCTTACGGTTGCCACTTCACGGTCGCAGCCCAGCACTCGACGCAGTTCAAGGCTCGTTTTGGCGAAGCAGAGAGCGAAGCACTGCTGCAGGTGTTCCTTGGCACCGGCGTGCTCATCGGCGTCGGCGCGATCGAGAAGGACATCCTGGAGCAGGCAGCATGGACGGAGCCACCGACCGAGCGCCAGGTGTCATCTTGGGACGCGGCGGGGCGCGAGAGCCGCTCCGCCGACCGGGTCGAGCTGCACGGCGCTGAACTTCTGCCTCGGCATCAGGGTGAGGGACGGCTTCTCGTGCGTGGCCGCAAGGGCTCACTCGTGCGGCTGGTCGACTACACGGAGATGATCGCCTGA